The DNA region CCGCGAGGGACCGTTTCAATTCGAGCGCAGAGCCTTCGCCTGGGGGCTCACCGGGACGGTGCTCCGTCACCGCCCCACCCGTCTGGCGACAGCCGGATACCTCGGACACATGTGGGAGCTCTACGCCATGTGGACATGGATACCGGCGTTCCTGGCCGCATCGCTCGCGGCCACCGAGACGAGTCCGCAAGAGTCATTCTGGCTCGGCAAGGACCTGCTCGCGTTTGGCGCGATCGCGGCCGGCGGACTCGGCTGCGTATGGGGCGGGTGGGAGGCCGACCGGCTGGGTCGGGAGCGACTGGTCAACCTGGCCATGGCGGCGAGCGGCACCGCGTCGATCGGAATCGGCCTGGTCTTCGGCGCCAGCCCTTGGCTCCTGGCGCTCGTAGCCTGGACCTGGGGGTTCTTCGTGGTCGCCGACTCGGCTCAGTTCAGCACCCTGGTGACCGAGGTCACCCCTCAACACGCAGTCGGAACGGCGCTGACCCTGCAAACGTCTCTTGGTTTCCTGCTCACCATGGCGACCATCCAGCTGGTTCCTCTCCTGGTGGACCTGGTGACCTGGCGTTGGGCGTTCGCGGTTCTCGCTCTGGGGCCCGCCGCCGGTATCGCTGCGATCCGCAGACTGGCGGTGCTCCGAGCTGGCTAGAGGCCGAGGCCTTGGGGATCGAATCTCAGCCAGACAACGTCGCGCCTCGAGGCTGTCTCATCTCGGGCGTCGGTTTCGGTGACCGGAGCGAGGTCGATCGAGCGGTGGAACTTGGTGCCCATCGCCGGAATTCGGCTGAGAAAGGAAATCGTTCCGAGGGCGGGCACCTCGGCTTTGGCATTCCGCGCGTCGCCCGGAAAGTCCGGCGCCAAGACGCCGACAAACAGCCCCTCACTCTCGACCGCGACCGTGACCGAACCTGCGAGAGTCCTGCCGTCCAACAGTCTCATCCAGCGCACCCCTGAATAGAACCCTCTCGCTGAGCGCCCCGGGGTGTCCTGATCGACCGACCGCCTCCAGAGGCCGGGTTGCGGACCGGCCAGGCGATTGGCCCATACCGGCCAGGGTCCGTCGCCGAGCCACTCGAGCCTAGAGGGCTCGAAGTCCGCCAGCCGGAGGGTGAAACCGGCGGCGTTCGGGTCCATGTTTCCGCCGCGCTCAACCTCCAGCCTGATCCAGCCCGAAGCGTACTCCGTCCAGACGGTGGAGAAGTCTCCGGCTCCGATCGCACCTATCTGCTCAACCGATTCAATCCACCCAGGAGGAGCGCTTTCGGCTCCAGTGACCGCTCCCTCTTGGACAGGTAACCAGCTCTCGAGCAGGTCTGAGCGCCCTTCGTTCCAACCGGCCCACTCTCCTATCTCCCGCCCATAAGGATCCAGCGCGACCAGACGTAGAACGTCGAACGCCCCGTCGGGTACGACTCCAAGGCTCACGCGGCCGCGCTGCCCGGGACCGAGCCTGGGGCCACGGCGTTCGAGCTCGAACAAGACGCGCGGCTCCGAGCCGGACACGGGATCGGGAACTGCGAGTCCTTGCCAGCGAAGCGTGCACTCCGAAAGATCGGTTCGAAAGAAGCGGTTCCGGACGTCGAGGAGACCGTTCTTCCAATCGGCGCTCTCGATCTCGATCGGCGACCAGATCTGCCGCACCGCCTGATAACTCGCCTCTGGTTCTCGGTACGGCCCGACGATGCCATCCGGTGCGTAGTTGCCACGCGTGTCGATTGCCCCGGCACGGTCGGTACGAACCACTCCTTCGTCCAGAAGCGCCCAGAGAAAACCACCGGCCCCTCGCGGCGAGCTCGAGATGGCCCGCCAGTAGTCGGCCAGGCCGGAGCCACCGCCTCCGTCATAGAGCCCATGCAGCATTTCGGTCGGAAGCACGAGATCCGGCGCTCTCCCCAACCGAAGCAGGCGGCCGAGGCTCGAGTCGGACCCCAGGGTCTCGCGCAACTCAGCGTAGGTGGGATAGTGCCTGGCGTTGACACCAGCGGCCGTCGATCCCGGATGAATCACCGGTCGGCGCTGCGGATCGTGGCGTCCGAACTCGCCATCGAGAAGGCTGTTCCAGCCGCCCTCGTTGCCGTTGGCCCACAGAATCACCGAAGGGTGGTTGACGTCGCGGCGTACCAGTTCGCCGATCAGGCGGCTGCCGATACCCGAGCGATAGGCATCGTGCCAGCCGGGAAGCTCGTCGACTACGTAGATGCCGAGCTCGTCGCAGGCCTCCAAGAACGACGAATCCGGTGGGTAGTGCGATGTGCGCACTGCATTGGCGTTGAGGCCCTTGATCAGCTCGGCGTCCCGGCGGTTGAGACCGCGGTTCAGGGTGCGGCCCGATTCGGGCCAGAACGAGTGCCGGTTGACGCCCTTGAGCAACACGCGATGGCCGTTGACAAAGAGACCCTGGTCCGGCCGCAGCTCGATGGTTCTGAAGCCGAACTTCCACGCTTTCGGCCTGTGGAGCGCGTGTCCGTCCTCGCTGAGCCGGGCATCCAGAGAGTAGAGCCTTGGCCGCTCGCCGCTCCACGGTTCGACCCCTGGAATCCGCCCTCGAATGGTGATCTGGTCCCGCCCGCCGTCTACCCGACTCGTCAAAACCGGCCCCACTTCGCTGGCTCTCGGGCCGATCTCACGCACCTGGACGGTTACCTCCTCGCCACCCTCGACCCCGGCGAGCTCTATCTCGACGGCCAACTCACCGTCGTGACGAGCGTCGATCGCCACATTGGAGATCGAACGGGCCGGAACCGACTCCAGGTAGACCGGCCGGTAGATACCTCCGAACACCCAGTAGTCCGCCTCGCGCTCGGCGCGATTGACCGAGTCGTCCGCCGATGCTTCGGACACTTCGACCTCCAGCAGGTTCGATCCCCCGTACTCGAGCCGATCGCTCACGTCATAGGCGAACCGGGTGAAGCCACCACGGTGGGGAGGGCCGGCTGATCTGCCGTTGACCTTCACCACGGCATCTGTCATCACGCCCTCGAACACGAGTCGAACGAGGCGTCCCCGCCAAGCCTTGGGAACTACGAACTCGTGGCGGTACCGACCGACTTCGGCGTGGAGCCTGGCCTCCGGATCGTCCTTGCCATAGGCATAGCTTCCCAAGCCTTCGAGCTCCCATTGCGACGGCACCGGAATCTCGATCCAGGATCCGGCGCCGCGGCCCCGATCGATCTGGAACTCCCAGTCGACGCCATCGCCAAGACCGGTTCCCGAGAGGTAGCGCCTTTCGGTGGAGGAGTCATCAATGAGGTTGCCGACGGCGGGACAGGCCAAGCCCAGCCCGACAAAAAGTAACCATACGGCTACAAATACTGGCATCCGTGAATTGTGCTTATATGCTTACCCATAAGGCTTCTGCACAATGACAATAGCTAGACATCGGCCGTGGCAACTCTCAGGGACCGAGCACGGATCCCGACTCAGGCTGTGCTCTCGGACCGTCCTTGCGGTCAGCTCCCGACGCCTGCACGGCTCCCACTCTACCCGCAAACCCGGCTCGCACCCATTGCGCCCGCCGCGCCTACCTTACAGGGTGGTCCGGGATGCCAGCCTCAGGGCGGTGGCGCGATCATTCCAGCTAATGCCACGATGCAATCCGCGGTCATCGCATCATAAGGTGTTACAGACAATGCCAGCGCTTTCAGGCTTCCATAGGACGATTCGATTCTCGGCAGCGCCGGTATTGGTTGCCGCGCTCCTTTGCGCAATTCTGCCCGTCTCAGCCACCCTCGCCCAGGACGCCGAGGAGTGCCTCTTCTGCCACGAAGACGCCGACATGACCGGGACCCGGGACGGTCAGGAGATCTCGGTCTATGTAGACCCCGAGGCGTACGCGGCCTCGATCCACGGCGACTGGGATTGCGTCTCATGCCATGTCGACCTCGAAGGCGCTGACATGCACGATGACGAGGTCGAGCCGGTGAGCTGCGGTGAGTGCCACGATGCCGAAGCCGCAGGCCTCGAAAAGAGTCGCCACGGCCGCTTCCGGGCGACCAACGAGCGCTGGGCGCCGAGCTGCGCCGACTGCCACGGTAGTCATGACATCCAGGCGGCCACCGTCGGAACGTTGAAATGTTCCAACTGTCATGCCACCGCGGTCGCACATCAGCGT from bacterium includes:
- a CDS encoding MFS transporter, giving the protein MLVLLSIAEVLGMSAWFSASSISPQLQSLWQLNLGQVGWLVGAVQLGFVAGTAAAAVLNLADVVSSRSYFASCALGSALVNAGLVAAPGYATALALRFLTGVFLAGVYPPAMKMIATWFRARRGLAIGTIVGALTVGKATPYLIRALNPADFRVVLLATSVGSLLASALVALFYREGPFQFERRAFAWGLTGTVLRHRPTRLATAGYLGHMWELYAMWTWIPAFLAASLAATETSPQESFWLGKDLLAFGAIAAGGLGCVWGGWEADRLGRERLVNLAMAASGTASIGIGLVFGASPWLLALVAWTWGFFVVADSAQFSTLVTEVTPQHAVGTALTLQTSLGFLLTMATIQLVPLLVDLVTWRWAFAVLALGPAAGIAAIRRLAVLRAG
- a CDS encoding glycoside hydrolase family 2, translating into MPVFVAVWLLFVGLGLACPAVGNLIDDSSTERRYLSGTGLGDGVDWEFQIDRGRGAGSWIEIPVPSQWELEGLGSYAYGKDDPEARLHAEVGRYRHEFVVPKAWRGRLVRLVFEGVMTDAVVKVNGRSAGPPHRGGFTRFAYDVSDRLEYGGSNLLEVEVSEASADDSVNRAEREADYWVFGGIYRPVYLESVPARSISNVAIDARHDGELAVEIELAGVEGGEEVTVQVREIGPRASEVGPVLTSRVDGGRDQITIRGRIPGVEPWSGERPRLYSLDARLSEDGHALHRPKAWKFGFRTIELRPDQGLFVNGHRVLLKGVNRHSFWPESGRTLNRGLNRRDAELIKGLNANAVRTSHYPPDSSFLEACDELGIYVVDELPGWHDAYRSGIGSRLIGELVRRDVNHPSVILWANGNEGGWNSLLDGEFGRHDPQRRPVIHPGSTAAGVNARHYPTYAELRETLGSDSSLGRLLRLGRAPDLVLPTEMLHGLYDGGGGSGLADYWRAISSSPRGAGGFLWALLDEGVVRTDRAGAIDTRGNYAPDGIVGPYREPEASYQAVRQIWSPIEIESADWKNGLLDVRNRFFRTDLSECTLRWQGLAVPDPVSGSEPRVLFELERRGPRLGPGQRGRVSLGVVPDGAFDVLRLVALDPYGREIGEWAGWNEGRSDLLESWLPVQEGAVTGAESAPPGWIESVEQIGAIGAGDFSTVWTEYASGWIRLEVERGGNMDPNAAGFTLRLADFEPSRLEWLGDGPWPVWANRLAGPQPGLWRRSVDQDTPGRSARGFYSGVRWMRLLDGRTLAGSVTVAVESEGLFVGVLAPDFPGDARNAKAEVPALGTISFLSRIPAMGTKFHRSIDLAPVTETDARDETASRRDVVWLRFDPQGLGL